The DNA window aaaggccAAGAGATATATTAATAGAAAGGCATAAGCAATGCCATAGTACAGTATAAAACGTACAAAACTCCAAAACCAGAAACTAAGTGAGCAGCTGAGACATTGGAGTAACTTATCCAAGCCAATACCCTTCTCTCTTAGATTCAAGAGCCAGCTCCTCATTCTATTACAGAATCAGCAAAATTTAATGATATAAAACAGAACTAACAAGAGAATACTAACTCCAATCCAAACTGATATGCAGCCCAAATAACATAGCTGAGGCCGCAGCCACTTTGCCGCCCACTGTTACGCCAGCCAAAGAAATACCAATGGTATGCCAACCTAGAGCTGAGATTGCAGTCACAAAATTGGCCCCATCCACCAAACGCAAGCCGAAACGCCAAAGCCGAAAGCCGACTCCAGATAAATACTATAAGACTATGCACCACACCCAAACATAGCAGAATCCCCTAACCAGCAAACAAGACATAGGTGTCTCAAGACTCCGCAAAATCATGCACCGACCGCTGCATATGGACTTTTCGAAAATGCGAACACCGGATCCAAAAAAAGTTGCGACCGCTGCATATGGACTTTTCGAAAATGCGAACACCGGATCCAAAAAAAGTTGGCCAACAACAAACATACTATACTGCAGCAATCGCCATACTCGTCATCAAAAGATGCGCTGCAAACAACACTCTAAACTGGCTCCGATCCTCCCTAACTCCATTAATCTTTCCCAATCCATCCGATGCATTCTTTTGGGTTCGTAATCCATTGACTTAACGATGATAAATACTCTCTCAAGAGTGTGGGATCAAAGAAGATAAAACCTCCCCCGAAAAAGGGTCAAGACAAATACCGTAATGTAATACAAGGTGCAAAAAATAAAAGTGATAACTTGTTTATGTATTTATTGACATTTTCACATAAATAGTTCAAcaataaaacaaaatcaaaatcataGTTAAAAGAGGTCTAAAAGACCACAACACTTAGAATGTTAACAATAACAGTGTGTCTGACCAACCAGAACTTTGATGAAAAATAGGTTGTAACGAAGTCATATTTATAACCcctaagaaagaaaaataattggAATTAACAATAAGAGTGGAAAAAATGAAGTGATATTCAGTACCTAATTCTTAAAGAAAAGTGCTAACAACACATTGTGACAATGGTGTTGGACAGTGATTCAATTCAACATTTCAACTACGCTGCGTCAAATTGATAGAGATTTTTTGTTTTCAATGAGCGAAAACACGGTAATAATAAAGATTATCTGAATTCAAGATCATAGCATACATGTTTCAACAAGAGCTTAtaggattatgatattattattcaCCAAATTTGAAGCACAATGCTTACAACAAAAGTGATATCTATATAATATCATGATATCATAGATACAAGTTAGAAATCTTTTACAAAACTAGCCCTTCTTACCTTTTTTTTCTGTGGATTTGAATCTGATAACTGCTTAGTAACATCTGTCATTTTGGGCCTCTTATGTGGATCATTCTCAACACATCTCAAAGCCACCATAAGCACTTCTGCAACATTTTCCATTATATTGGTATCTAGACACTCATTTGCAAGGCTTGAATCAACAATTTGATTAATTTCTCCTGTTTCACTCCACAACAATCTAACCCAACCCACTAAATCAGTACCCTCCGGAAACGATGAATCTACTACCTTCTTTCTCGTTATCAGCTCAAGCAAAACTACTCCATAGCTGTATACATCACACTCCCTACTACTTACCGTTGTATAAGCGTTCTCTGTCAAAGGCCAATATAAACAAATATGTTACTCAACCGTACGAAAATTATGtgaagaagataaaaatcaaatcacTAGTTAGTTAGTTACCTGGTGCAATATAACCAATTGTGCCAGGCACGGATGATGAAGGATTTGATGTAGAGGACTGGTCCAAAAGTTTGGCAATACCGAAGTCTGCAATGTGAGGCACCATATCAGAGTCTAGAAGTATGTTGCTTGGTTTGATATCTCGGTGCACAATGGGAGGATCGCAGTCATAATGGAGGTAAGTCAACCCATGAGCAATTCCAATAGCTATCTTATACCGAACATTCCACTCTAAAGACGGTGCTGGCTTCTTTTCATGCAAGACATCATAAAGGCTTCCATTTGGCATGTAGCTATACAGAATTAGACCATAATCATGTCTCAACCAAAAGTTTTCCAATTTGACAAGATTACGATGCTTGATTTGTCCGAGGGTTTGAATTTCTCTAACCATGCTCAAGTTCTTACCTTTGCTGGCAGCAAATGCTAGCTTCTTTACAGCAAAAGCTTTGTCTTGGTTTACAAGGGCTTTATAGACAACTCCATGGGCTCCTCTACCAATAATATACCGATCACTTAGATTCGATGTAGCCTCCATGACTTTGTTAAGAAGGGACGAGGGACCTCCATTATCGGTGATATGGACTTGCTGCTTAGATTTTCTGCCAAAGATATAAACTAATCCCATCAACAGCAAAACAACAAATATTGAGGATCCTATCGCTATCATCACAATTGCAACTTTACTGAGGCCTTTGTTACTCATaggtttgttgttgttgtcacaTGGTTTTACGTAGCTGCTTTCGTTGCAAACAAAGCCACTGGATGGTGAACAACTGATACATAGCCCGGGATTCCCCGAAAATGATGACAAGCGATAATTAAACCGCTTCATTAGCATTTTCGGTACGGGACCCTGAAAAGAATTGTTCGAAATACTGATTTCGACTAATGAAGGGAGGTCATCAAGAACTTGTATGCTTCCTGTCAAATTGTTACGAGAAAGATCCATCATTAGTAAACTTTTCAGCTTTCCAATTTCCACAGGTATGTCTCCTATCAGCCCATTAGAACTTAGATTCAACCCGTAGATCAAATTCTGCAATGTCCCAACCGAGTTAGGAATTTTCCCTCCAAACATATTGCCCCCAAGCTGTAGTTCCGAAAGATCTTTAAAAGCCGACAAGAACTCTGGAATTCCGCCACTAAAACGATTCTCATTCAAAACTAGTGTGTTTAGCTTTGTCCACTTCTGCAAACTCGACGGCAATGAACCATTCAGGAAATTAAATCCCACATCAAACTTGTCCATTTTGGTACAGTTTGCGAGCTGAAAAGGCAAAGGACCTTCTAAGTCATTATGAGCAAGATTCAGTGTCCGAAGATTCACAAGGCTTCCTAACTCCGGTGGTATACTCCCACTAAGTTTATTCATAGACAACATTAAATCCGTGAGATTCGTGCAGTTTCCCAAGCTCGACGGAATTGATCCGTTGATTTCATTGTTGCTGATCTCCATGTATAACAGATTGGTATTCCTTTCAAACTCCGGGAGAGGCCCGGTAAATTTGTTTTGTTTAAGAATGACCCTTCTTAGAGTTGTGCATCTTCCAACATCAAGAGGTATTCTACCTTGAAGCTGATTGATTCCCATATTCAAAACACTCAACTTTCTTCCATAACAAAGATTTGGTGGAAGGTTCCCAGTGAACCTATTATTCACAAAGTCCAACTGCACCAAACTGCTGTTAATTCCCAAGCTTTGAGGTATGACTCCAGAGAACATGTTGTTAAACAATGAAATGTTCTTAAGGTTCTTGAGCTCTGTCATCTCCACAGGAAGTTCACCAGAAAGGCTATTATTATACACAAACAGATACTCGAGACCTCGAATCTTCCATATCTCGAGCGGAATTTCGCCTCTCAATTGATTAGAAAACAGTTCAAGGTCTCTTAATTCACTGAGTTTTCCCAATTCACACGGAATCTTTCCATCGAGTCGGTTGGAATACAAATGCAATTCAGTCAAAGACTTACAGTTGCCTATTTCAGAAGGTATTTCTCCAGACAAATGATTCTCCGAAAGGCGAAGAATCGAAAGCTTGGTTAGCAGACCAATGGAAGATGGAATAGGTCCAACCAAGTTAGATTTCACAGCAGCAAATTTTGATAAAGCAGTATAATTACCAATACTATATGGAATTTCACTACCAAAATCATTGAATGAGATATCCAAAAACTGTAAATTTCCACAACCAGAAGAACCCAAAGGAATAGTACCTGTTAGTTTATTGTTGGCAACATCAAAGTTAAGAAGTTGGTTGAGATTGTTGAGACTGTAAGGAAGAACACCCTCCAACTGATTATCATTCAAATACAAGTCTTGTAACTGAGTACAGTTCCCAATAGAGGAAGGAATTGAACCAGAGAAGTTGTTATATTTGAGGTACAATTCTTGGAGATGAGTCATGTTGGCAATAGTAGTTGAAATGGAACCGTGAAGCTGGTTATAAGAGAGATCAAGAACTTTAAGGAGAGGGATTTGAGACAAGAAATGAGGAAATGGAGTTGTGAGAACATTAACAGAAAGATCAAGGTATTTGAGATTGTGAAGGTTAGTGAAAGATTGAGGTATTTGGCCATTGAAGTAGTTGTAACTAAGGTCTAGGTGTTGAAGTTGTGTGCAGTTAGCAATTTCTGGTCCTAGTTGACCGTTGATATCAAGATAGGAAAGGTTGAGAGAGATTACACGGTGGAAAGAGTTGCATTTGAGACCAGCCCATGAACATGGTGTGGAATGAGATGGGTTCCATGTTGAGTTTATGAGAGGTGGAAGTGATGTCCAGTGGGTTTTGAATGATAGAAGTGCTAAGCCATCTGAGttgagtgaagaagaaagagtgtagaaatggaagatggaagaaaagaagagaagagaggagtgAAGTTTCATGGAGAGAAGAAAAAGTTAGTACTACCTTGGTTGAAGATGAGTTGAAAAAAAGGTTGTACTAGTATGACCTATGAAGCGGtggtgtttttgttttttgtgtgTTAAGTGTTATGTTTCATAGTTTCATGATGATGTTTGGTCATTGATCATTAATATATGTGTCAGTTTTGAGTATGCCATCATTGACTGTTTTTTCTTCCATTCACATTCACTATTTCTTATGTATAGAAACAAAGAGAAGTTAGGTGGTTTTGGATTTCTTTGAATGTTGCATTTTTTGAGTTGTTAGATTTGCTTTACTTAGGTAAAGAAAGACTTATTTTGGAAAAGAAACATATATTATAGAAAGACTTGTGTTAGTGCGTACTGCTACTGCACATTAGTTTGTCATATGACTGGATTGAATAAATTAATGTGAATACAAATAAGTAGTTAAAAAGTTGTGTCAATGTTAACTTTAATGATTTAGTTACAAACTTTACCGGTGGCTTTACACAAGTGTATTATGATAGTAAGTCATAGATGTATGATAGTAAACTTCAAGGAAGAGGATTTATgagagaaaaattaatatattaatctaTACTATTGGACATTCTACCTCCGTTGATGTAAGAGACACGACATTACTAAGTAAAAAGATAGAGAAAACATCATCTGAAAAGTATAAAATCATAGACTTGATAACCTTGAAATAGGAGtgttaaaaagaaagaaaaaaaaaaaggttaaataagtttttggtccctataaatattgtagTTTCATTTTTAGTTCCTTCTggattttggcaacggttttagttGGTTTTGACaacgatttttttttaaaaacagttATCTAAAGGCagagagggactaaaaatgaaaactgcaatatttatagcaaccaaaaacttatttaacccaaaaaaaaatGGGAGTGTTAGAAAAAAAACACgcatagagaaaataaaaagaacACACATAACATAAGAATGTAATAGGGAAACTttaaaatcagaagaaaaaaacaCACATTTTGTTTAATGACAACTAGAGAATAACACATAATGTATTCTCAACAACTCCCAGATCCCGactgtaacaccctaatttcccAGTATATAATATAACAAATAAATCAAGGTATAACACTTGATCAGATTAGGATGTCACACATCTCAATTCACAATTTGTTTTgtaacaaataaaattttaaaataaaacatttaacACCTGTCATTGCCTGCTCACCTTCACTTAGGGTATCATCGCAACGAAATTATCTGATGACATAATACGAAGCATGCATGTCATAACTCAATACTTTgttaaacttttaaaataatTGCAGTGACCAACTTCACATAACAGCATAAACAAAAAAGCAAAACGTTGAGAGTATAACATTCAACTCTAACATAGTAAACAAAATGAAATAACGTTCGCCCCACCTAGTGTTACAAAATCAGAGCATGTAATCTAAAATACAGAACAAACTAAAAGAAGAATATTTTTCCTGTTGATTTTAGTTACACATATTTTTCCTGTTGATTTTAGTTGCTTTTGAGTTAATTGGTTAAGTGTTTTATTATTGTATTCCGCATTTTATGCTTTGAtcgtgtgtttaagtgtttgcagactcagatgaatgaagtggagaaaatcaatgcgaaaaagtgaAGAAACTGAAGAAAAGCACATGGCCTGGCTAGACGCGTCCCTAGACGCGTGTGGAAAAGAGAAAATGCAATCTGCTGGCTAGACGCGCCCCCAAACGCGTGTGGAACCAAGAAAAGACCATAacctgcccaaacgcgtcccaggacgcgtgcCAGTTTCGCAAGACACAAAGAAAAACAACCATCTGCCAGGACGCGTCCCCAGACACATGTCCCAGGAGTCCAGAATAACAAATGAAAGCCTCCTgtctgcccagacgcgtcccatgACGCGTTTCACTGCACCAGACgcgtctccacacgcgtgtgcacgtgaaATTTCGGGCTTTCTTGCTGAGAAGCCCAGTCAATCAGAAATAAAAGAGGGAAAACGCGTTGGCACAAGGGTTGGACGATTTCGAGAGCGAAAATACACTGTAAAAGGTTGGAGAACTCAGATTGGAGGCAAGGATTGAAGATTTCAATGAGCTTTTgtcattgaagattggatttccttcatttatctgtaatgtctacaagtAACActatgatttttgttattattatgagtagctaaacccccaattgctaggggtgaccctgattctgaataTTATAACTTTGTTTATCGTATGCAATAACAATTTGGTTTTCATATATCTGATTTGTTCTACGACTGTTCTTAATGCCTTAACCGTCAGAAAAACGGATATTGAATCTTTATGAATAATTTTAGCTAGACAGCGATTATTTGTTTGTCTGAGTAAAACATATGGTAATCactatcacctaggactagggataattTATCATAACCGGAAATTCTcgatattggaatgcttgatcataattataattatctatggacatagtaattaggttgtgatgtCAAAGATctattcactaaggaattaggattagaTAATCTTGAGAACCGGTAATCAAGTGTGATAATTTAGTTGTTGCATTGAGAAAGCAagttatgaaggatagaaaaacacttagaaagggggggtttgaataagtgtagtcttaaaaacttgaacgataaaaataaatagcacagttatttttatcctggttcgttgttaactaaactactccagtccacccccgcggagtgatttacctcacctgaggatttaatccactaatcgcaacagattacaatggttttccacttagtccgcgactaagtcttctagagtttcctgatcacaacctgatcactccaggaacaactgcttagacacaagctaagactttcttagagtatcctgaccaccacgtgatcactctaattacaactgcttagacacaagctaagacttcctagagtatcctgatcaacacttgatcactctagttacttacaaattaatgtaatcaaataagagttttacaatgcttcttaaaagctataatcacaacagtgatatttctcttaacgtttcagcttaatctcactaatatattacaacagcaatgtagtgagctttgatgtagatgaagtttctgagctttgacttgaacagcgtttcagcaagttaatattcacagaatttggttcagagttgttcaagaattcgtaaccttgcttctcatcagaacttcatatttataggcgtttgagaagatgaccgttgaacgcatttaatgatttgcgtgttccgtacagctttgcatttaatgtttcacgcttttgtcaactacctcgagccttgttcacgctgtgtctactgacgttgcctttaatagcttccaacgttccttttgtcagtcagcttagcctgccacctgtactttcttctgatctaatgtttgtgaataaaatatttgaatatcatcagagtcaaacagcttggtgcatagcatcttcttgtcttctgaccttgaagtgcttctgagcgtgataccatgagaacttcagtgcttctgcttctgacctcaagttcttctgatgctttcatagacccatgttctgattctgccttgaccatcttctgatgtcttgccagaccatgttctgatgttgcaggctgaaccttctgagacaaagcttctgagcgctgatttgtgtatactctttatatatttcctgaaagggaaattgcaatgtattagagtaccacattatctcacacaaaattcatatccttgttatcatcaaaactaagaatattgatcagaacaaatcttgttctaacaatctccccctttttgatgatgacaaaaacatatataaatgatatgaatttgcgatcagaaagagcagacggctaaagacaaattacacagctatagcataagcatgtgaatatgtctccccctgagattaacaatctccccctgagatgaataatctccccctgaaataaatactcgaagaactttaatgataaaagacttccctgattatttcggtagagacgatcacataagcttcttgcttctgataattcatagcttctgacttctgcttccattggacagcttcagaacttgaatttctttagatccctagaacactcacagcttctgattcctgcttccatttaggacagcttcagaacttgaatttctttgatcttcagaacattcacagcttctgattcctgcttccatttaggacagcttcagaacttgaatttctttaatcttcagaacattcacagcttctgattcatgcttccatttaggacagcttcagaacttgagttttctggatcttttagaacattcacagcttctgatttctgcttccctcggatagcttcagagctttgaaattcttctttcatcacttcatgctagattgtatcagaatattgttgaatgtaccagagcatcatcagagcatctctacatcctgaaatgttacagaacaaaactaaacgacaaaagtcagcatgaatgagttagaacataagatgtgtatcagaacacaagatatgtatcagagccatataagccatatagactaTATCAGATCTAATAGACAATGTattagagcaaatagacaatgatttggatcatattctactatcagaatttctgatcattcttgcttctgattctgaagtttcctagcactcaacttgcttcaagaatccaagagctatctcTGATcatttcttcttgcttctgattctgaagcttcatagcactcagcttgcttcaagaatccaagagcttgattcattttgttgcttcttatattgatcttgaatctttgattcctgcaacaacacaacttagaaacatatgaagcttgcagcttctgttagtaaatgtggggtctttttactcggtaactgataatattaatcagatcatttatcatatattttctccccctttttgtcataacatcaaaaagcataaaagattcagatgtaaagcaagagacaaaaggaaagaaacataaataatcatTGATAGAAAGCAGAAGTACAGGAGTTATGCAGaataagcttttcattgattaaccaagtaggattacaaaagatgtatgctgatacacaagtgcaacaagcaacgaaaactacaaagacttaagagCTACAACTCTAacctaagactctatcctacgcaaagactgcgcaaacaactcaagaaccctctggtcttcagtttgttcagccatggaagcttgaaaactcttcatgcctgtccagactagaacctccactgtaggagagatccaagagaccaaagaggaagtgagggacagttcacagacagagagctaatgttgcaagcGGGCTCCAGgcactcaagaaggtcttcttcctttggataaatgttgataacagcattgaagaagagatctgtcttgaaggagacttggagagccatcccaagatatgcttcacatcctgtaactgattaacccttccatccgttcttattgagttgaaaggattcatgaagaacgctaggttgaagatgaatgaactagggtttatgccaaagaaaaactttgttggacaagagaaaaagaaagagaaagagagccaagacttattgaaaaatgcaacgaaatgaaggaataaatagtgggaaaaagaagagggaaacgttcgaggaatataaaaaagaaaagaaggacaataaaagaaatgatgaatagcatttaatgttacgtgacgtgaggagagataataatgacaaaagacgagatttgcacagttacctaagtagacgtcccctcaactgcacgcacgcttgtccaggaatagtgaacacgtgtttaccatctggatagccagttacagctgttttgcttttaaagagattctgaatcaacttagacaatgaaatgttagtaataactgaatcacaatttctaattgatttcaatcagaacttcttataaacaaaaaatccaatttcatttcagaagatactcatacataagatcttctcatcttctcattctgggcataaatccatactgatattcttcagaatgaacttaaacctatcttcagcaaggggttttgtaaagatatcagcccattgatggtctgtatccacaaagtttaaggatataacacccttctgaacatagtcccttatgaaatgatgtttaatctcaatatgtttagcttttgaatgtaaaataggattcttagataaacatatagcagaagtattatcacagaaaataggaatgctactctcatatatctggtaatcttccagctgacttctcatccagagcatttgtgtgctacaaccagcagcagcaacatattctgcttctgttgttgagagggcaatagtagcttgcttcttgctgtaccatgagatcagatgacttccaagaaattgacaacttccagaagtgctctttctttctattctatctccagcatagtcagcatcacagaatcctactaagttgtaatctttagatcttctgtaaaataaaccaacattagtagtacctttcagataccttagaattctcttaaccgcagttaaatgagattctcttggatctgattggaatcgagcacacaaacaaacactaaagagaatgtcaggtctagaagcagttagatatagaagagatccaatcatacctctgtacaacttctgatctaccttcttacttacctcatccttacccagtacacatgttggatgcataggagttttggcttctttgctttcagaaagattaaacttcttcagaagttctttcacatacttcgtttgatgaacataggttccatcggaagtttggttaatttgaatcccaaggaaatacttgagttctcccatcatgctcatttcaaattcatcctgcatagactcagcaaactcctttccaagtgtagcattagatgttccaaagataatatcatcaacatatatttgacaaattaaaatatcctttttaaatgttttacaaaagagagtagtgtccacttttcctctagtgaaaccattttccagaaggaaagaactcaaacgttcataccaagctctgggagcttgtttcaatccgtataatgatttctttaatttaaaaacatgatttggagacatggagtcttcaaaaccaggaggttgatggacataaacttcttcatctatgtaaccatttaagaaggcactcttgacatccatctgataaagagtgatgttgtgttgagtggcaaaagaaattaatagatgaatagattctaacctggccactggtgcaaaggtttctgtgtagtcaaatccttcttgctgactataaccttgagcaaccagtctggctttgtttcttaccacttctcctttctcacttagcttgtttctgaaaacccacttagtaccgatgatgttaaatccttttggtctaggaaccaagtcccatacatcattccttgtaaactgatttagttcttcttgcatggcaattatccagtctggatcttctagagcttgatcaacagaagttggctcgatcaaagaaacaagacctaattgacattctgcattgttcttaaggaatgcccttgttctgatgggatcatctttcttcccaaggatcacatcttctgaatgagctgaagcaagtctaggtgatcttctgactgttggttcttcagaaattctcagattctctaaagatgcagcaacttgatcttctggtccattgcttctgagactgccagcttctgcagctttgcttcttggttcttcaacttctgatatatcaatatcgaaatctgcaaaattctcaaactgctttggtttttcaagaccaagcttatcatcaaatctgatattgattgattcttctacaatcaatgtttcagtattgtatactctgtagcctttagagcgttcagaatatccaagaaggaaacacttttgtgctttagaatcaaacttaccaagatgatctttagtattcagaataaaacatacacatccaaaaggatggaaatatgaaatgttgggctttctgttcttccacaattcataaggagtcttatttagaataggtctgatagagattctattctgaatataacatgcagtgtttactgcttctgcccagaaatgcttagccatattggtttcattgatcatggttctggccatttcttgtagagtcctattctttcgctctacaactccattttgctgtggagttctaggacaagagaaatcatgggcaataccattttctttgaagaactcttcaaagaatctgttctcaaattcaccaccatgatcacttctgacctttatgatcttgcactctttctcagattgaatctgagtgcagaattcaaggaacactgaatgagactcatccttgtgtttcaagaactttacccatgtccagcggctataatcatcaacgatgactagtccatatttcttccctctgacagatgctgttttgactgggccaaacagatcaatgtgcaagagttctaacggccttgaggtagaaacaacattcttagacttgaatgcaggtctggagaacttgcccttctgacatgcttcacaaagagcatctgatttgtatttcagatttgggagtcctctgaccagatttagtttgttaatctgagaaatctttctcaaactagcatgacctaatcttctgtgccagacccattgctcttcagaaacagacataagacaagtcaccttctgcttctcaagatcagaaagatcaatcttataaatgttgttcttcctcttg is part of the Vicia villosa cultivar HV-30 ecotype Madison, WI linkage group LG2, Vvil1.0, whole genome shotgun sequence genome and encodes:
- the LOC131654105 gene encoding receptor-like protein kinase; this translates as MKLHSSLLFFSSIFHFYTLSSSLNSDGLALLSFKTHWTSLPPLINSTWNPSHSTPCSWAGLKCNSFHRVISLNLSYLDINGQLGPEIANCTQLQHLDLSYNYFNGQIPQSFTNLHNLKYLDLSVNVLTTPFPHFLSQIPLLKVLDLSYNQLHGSISTTIANMTHLQELYLKYNNFSGSIPSSIGNCTQLQDLYLNDNQLEGVLPYSLNNLNQLLNFDVANNKLTGTIPLGSSGCGNLQFLDISFNDFGSEIPYSIGNYTALSKFAAVKSNLVGPIPSSIGLLTKLSILRLSENHLSGEIPSEIGNCKSLTELHLYSNRLDGKIPCELGKLSELRDLELFSNQLRGEIPLEIWKIRGLEYLFVYNNSLSGELPVEMTELKNLKNISLFNNMFSGVIPQSLGINSSLVQLDFVNNRFTGNLPPNLCYGRKLSVLNMGINQLQGRIPLDVGRCTTLRRVILKQNKFTGPLPEFERNTNLLYMEISNNEINGSIPSSLGNCTNLTDLMLSMNKLSGSIPPELGSLVNLRTLNLAHNDLEGPLPFQLANCTKMDKFDVGFNFLNGSLPSSLQKWTKLNTLVLNENRFSGGIPEFLSAFKDLSELQLGGNMFGGKIPNSVGTLQNLIYGLNLSSNGLIGDIPVEIGKLKSLLMMDLSRNNLTGSIQVLDDLPSLVEISISNNSFQGPVPKMLMKRFNYRLSSFSGNPGLCISCSPSSGFVCNESSYVKPCDNNNKPMSNKGLSKVAIVMIAIGSSIFVVLLLMGLVYIFGRKSKQQVHITDNGGPSSLLNKVMEATSNLSDRYIIGRGAHGVVYKALVNQDKAFAVKKLAFAASKGKNLSMVREIQTLGQIKHRNLVKLENFWLRHDYGLILYSYMPNGSLYDVLHEKKPAPSLEWNVRYKIAIGIAHGLTYLHYDCDPPIVHRDIKPSNILLDSDMVPHIADFGIAKLLDQSSTSNPSSSVPGTIGYIAPENAYTTVSSRECDVYSYGVVLLELITRKKVVDSSFPEGTDLVGWVRLLWSETGEINQIVDSSLANECLDTNIMENVAEVLMVALRCVENDPHKRPKMTDVTKQLSDSNPQKKKVRRASFVKDF